A portion of the Candidatus Nitrosotenuis aquarius genome contains these proteins:
- a CDS encoding A24 family peptidase C-terminal domain-containing protein — MLEIASLDGLRIALALGMLGIACASDIKKREINDIIWIVFGAIAAILIPFSANIYDELYEIGIAMIIAPIAIIIWRFGLFGGADAFALIVLAGLVPNVSLAHGTITPFTTLTNAVLLSIVPMLVNVIRNVVLLASHHDIFEGFNESKKKKALAMFVGYRAANPKFGFSIEQKQGKYKKLNLSLQHAEYAEFCTKKDTWITPGIPYMIFIAAGFAIQLVYGDIIFGAFSVFMN, encoded by the coding sequence ATGTTGGAGATAGCTTCACTTGACGGATTAAGAATAGCGCTTGCGCTAGGAATGCTCGGAATAGCGTGCGCATCAGACATCAAAAAACGCGAAATCAATGACATTATTTGGATTGTCTTTGGCGCAATAGCGGCAATTTTGATCCCATTTAGCGCCAATATCTATGACGAATTGTACGAAATAGGAATTGCCATGATCATAGCGCCAATTGCCATAATAATTTGGAGATTCGGGCTCTTTGGAGGAGCAGACGCCTTTGCCCTAATTGTTCTGGCAGGACTGGTGCCTAACGTGTCACTTGCCCATGGAACCATAACGCCATTTACCACACTTACAAATGCCGTCTTGCTCTCAATTGTCCCAATGCTAGTCAATGTGATTAGAAACGTAGTCTTGCTTGCAAGTCATCACGACATCTTTGAGGGGTTCAATGAGAGTAAAAAGAAAAAAGCGCTCGCAATGTTTGTAGGGTATAGAGCTGCAAACCCAAAGTTCGGATTTTCTATTGAGCAAAAGCAAGGAAAATACAAAAAACTCAATCTGTCACTACAACATGCAGAATATGCAGAGTTTTGCACCAAAAAAGACACATGGATAACACCAGGCATACCATACATGATATTTATCGCAGCCGGTTTTGCAATACAGCTAGTCTATGGCGACATCATATTTGGTGCCTTTAGTGTTTTTATGAATTAA
- a CDS encoding sensor histidine kinase, translating to MAQATNYEKFGGLAEKALDDLGNAKHELEERELQIRDLAMQSSARFSELMRVNSELKEKIDFLQDLATNLSLRNEELEKKNHDLEIQKAENTKLESDLRKNLEKVVLKEKELELQRDQLERQVNEKTDELIKSQKLAIIGELASRMAHDLRNPLSTIKNVVELMENKQKLRIEEKIIYYGKLHRAIDRISHQVDDVLEYGKASQLQLQSVNITSMIKQIIVDNNFSKDVKVNVDNVDLKLSVDARKMEAVITNLLINAVQAIDNKGTINIRILDNGSNAIFAIEDSGPGIPPQNISKIFDPLFTTKQTGTGLGLSICKKIIEQHGGNISVKNNPTTFIVRLPKNLNPQA from the coding sequence TTGGCCCAGGCTACGAATTATGAAAAATTTGGAGGGTTGGCCGAAAAGGCACTAGATGATCTAGGCAATGCAAAACACGAGTTGGAAGAGCGAGAGCTGCAAATTCGAGACCTTGCAATGCAGTCAAGCGCTAGGTTTTCTGAACTGATGCGCGTAAACTCTGAATTGAAGGAGAAAATCGATTTTTTACAAGATCTGGCTACAAATCTCAGCCTAAGAAACGAAGAATTGGAAAAGAAAAACCACGATTTGGAAATTCAAAAGGCTGAAAACACAAAACTAGAGTCAGACTTGAGAAAAAATTTGGAAAAAGTGGTCCTAAAAGAAAAAGAGTTGGAACTTCAGCGTGATCAACTAGAGCGCCAAGTAAATGAGAAAACAGATGAGCTCATCAAATCACAAAAACTTGCAATAATTGGTGAGCTTGCATCAAGAATGGCTCATGATCTTAGAAATCCCCTATCCACAATCAAAAATGTTGTAGAGTTGATGGAAAACAAGCAGAAATTACGAATCGAGGAAAAGATCATCTATTATGGAAAATTACATCGTGCAATAGATAGAATATCACATCAAGTAGATGATGTCTTAGAATATGGCAAGGCAAGCCAATTACAACTCCAGTCGGTAAACATTACAAGCATGATAAAACAGATCATAGTGGATAATAATTTCTCAAAGGATGTCAAGGTAAATGTCGACAATGTGGATCTTAAACTCAGCGTTGATGCCAGAAAGATGGAAGCAGTCATAACCAATTTGCTGATAAATGCAGTCCAAGCAATAGACAATAAGGGAACCATCAATATCCGAATTTTGGACAACGGCTCTAATGCAATATTTGCAATAGAAGACTCTGGTCCAGGAATCCCGCCTCAAAACATATCCAAGATTTTTGACCCGTTGTTTACCACGAAGCAGACTGGAACTGGGCTTGGCTTGTCAATTTGTAAAAAAATCATAGAGCAACACGGTGGAAATATCAGCGTCAAGAACAACCCTACCACATTCATAGTCAGACTGCCAAAGAACCTAAACCCTCAGGCGTGA